The Drosophila mauritiana strain mau12 chromosome 2R, ASM438214v1, whole genome shotgun sequence genome has a segment encoding these proteins:
- the LOC117138185 gene encoding uncharacterized protein LOC117138185 — MPQETVRQTNNHKYLRNVKNGPASAGRHEHTYVVMPAGKAKSRNSHSGYPKQSTYLNIPYSHIKNIYFKSLLKYICFLICDIKWLCLYK, encoded by the exons ATGCCGCAGGAAACCGTCCGCCAAACaaataatcataaatatttgcgAAATGTCAAGAATGGCCCCGCATCCGCGGGCAGACATGAGCACACATATGTAGTTATGCCGGCAGGGAAAGCAAAGAGTCGGAACTCGCATTCAGGATACCCTAAGCAGAGTACATAC CTAAACATACCCTATTCCCACatcaaaaacatttattttaaatcgcttttgaaatatatatgttttctAATTTGTGATATTAAGTGGTTGTGTTTATACAAATAA
- the LOC117137738 gene encoding palmitoyltransferase ZDHHC3, translating to MNYSYSALSPGGSGGFGGVDQHNRCCGNKAWCVKDICGIVCVIMTWLLILFAEFVVMRLILLPSNYTVFSTINMIIFQALAFLAFASHIRTMLSDPGAVPRGNATKEMIEQMGYREGQMFYKCPKCCSIKPERAHHCSVCQRCIRKMDHHCPWVNNCVGENNQKYFVLFTFYIASISVHTLFLVLTQFAECVKNDWRTCSPYSPPATIFLLLFLTFEGLMFGIFTIIMLATQLTAILNDQTGIEQLKKEEARWAKKSRLKSIQSVFGRFSLAWFSPFTEPSCRTRFNSHFYSV from the exons ATGAACTACTCGTACTCCGCGCTGTCGCCCGGCGGTAGCGGAGGATTCGGTGGCGTTGACCAGCACAACCGATGTTGCGGAAACAAGGCCTGGTGCGTCAAGGACATCTGCGGCATTGTGTGCGTGATCATGACCTGGCTGCTTATCCTGTTCGCCGAATTCGTGGTCATGCGGCTGATCCTCCTGCCTAGCAACTATACCGTCTTCAGCACCATCAACATGATCATATTCCAGGCACTCGCCTTCCTGGCCTTCGCCTCGCACATACGCACAATGCTCTCGGATCCG GGCGCTGTACCGCGCGGAAATGCCACCAAGGAGATGATCGAGCAGATGGGCTACCGTGAGGGTCAGATGTTCTACAAGTGCCCCAAGTGCTGCAGCATCAAACCGGAGCGGGCTCATCACTGTTCCGTCTGCCAGCGCTGCATCCGCAAAATGGATCACCACTGTCCGTGGGTGAATAATTGCGTGGGCGAGAACAATCAAAAGTACTTTGTGCTCTTCACC TTCTATATCGCTTCGATCTCCGTGCACACGCTCTTCCTGGTTCTCACCCAGTTCGCGGAGTGCGTGAAAAACGACTGGCGCACCTGCTCGCCGTACTCTCCGCCGGCTACTATATTCCTGCTGCTCTTTCTCACCTTCGAGGGCCTTATGTTCGGCATATTCACCATCATCATGCTGGCCACTCAGCTGACGGCTATCCTAAACGATCAGACG GGCATCGAACAGCTGAAGAAGGAGGAGGCTCGCTGGGCGAAGAAATCGCGCCTCAAGAGCATCCAGTCGGTGTTCGGACGCTTCTCGTTGGCCTGGTTTTCACCATTCACGGAGCCCTCGTGCCGCACAAGATTCAACTCGCACTTCTATTCGGTCTGA
- the LOC117137740 gene encoding peroxisomal membrane protein 11B encodes MNMDQLVQLNNQAGGRDKIARLIQYASRAMWDSLESANSSPALVDNFKTIEYILSTFRKLLRFGKCVDVFYGALKTIHHPDLNIRVTLTLSKLSQSLFLFADHFLWLARTGLTAVNAKRWSNIANKYWLFSIIMNLCRDFYEILRVLDLHRSGCKGGISRCRIPTSINSPEDFKRLALQSYVLMQGHKDIVVDTVKNVCDFFIPLTALGYTSLTPRTIGLLGAISSLAGLWALLEPRAKLTPA; translated from the exons ATGAATATGGATCAACTGGTGCAGTTGAACAATCAGGCTGGCGGACGGGACAAGATCGCCCGACTCATTCAGTATGCCTCGCGTGCAATGTGGGACTCGCTGGAGTCCGCCAATTCCAGTCCCGCGCTTGTGGACAACTTCAAGACGATTGAATACATCCTGAGCACATTCCGAAAAT TACTCCGCTTTGGCAAGTGCGTTGATGTATTCTACGGCGCTCTGAAGACCATTCACCATCCGGATCTTAACATCCGTGTGACGCTCACCTTGAGCAAGCTGTCCCAATCGCTGTTCCTCTTCGCCGACCACTTCCTCTGGCTGGCCAGGACGGGACTGACGGCGGTGAACGCCAAGCGCTGGTCCAACATCGCCAATAAGTACTGGCTCTTCTCGATCATCATGAACCTGTGCCGGGACTTCTACGAGATCCTGAGAGTACTGGACCTGCATCGATCCGGTTGCAAGGGCGGCATCTCACGCTGCCGCATCCCCACGAGCATCAACTCGCCGGAGGACTTTAAACGCCTTGCCCTACAGTCCTACGTGCTAATGCAGGGACACAAAGATATTGTTGTGGACACGGTGAAGAATGTGTGCGACTTCTTCATTCCGCTGACCGCTCTGGGTTACACAAGTCTCACGCCCCGGACAATAGGACTCCTGGGGGCAATTTCATCGCTGGCCGGACTCTGGGCTCTGCTGGAACCGAGGGCCAAGCTAACGCCTGCATAA
- the LOC117137742 gene encoding transmembrane protein 208, translated as MAPQQKGKQGTKGAKQIVEENKTTLTFYRNMAIGCAAPALLLSFLVFEVTKTSVFMHILSLLILGSSYQFMAFMSQAKYSESGALLDSGNDLNMEGGIAENVKDLIILTSGTLLLALISNYFWLVLLLAPVRAGWMLWGSIIQPWLSQRNAQDDNPQVDEKKQKKLDRRMRRMR; from the exons ATGGCT CCCCAACAAAAGGGTAAACAAGGCACGAAGGGCGCCAAGCAAATCGTGGAGGAAAACAAGACTACACTGACTTTCTACCGAAACATGGCCATTGGATGCGCTGCACCCGCTCTGCTCCTCAGTTTCCTGGTCTTTGAAGTCACCAAAACCTCAGTG TTTATGCACATTCTGTCGTTGCTGATCCTGGGGAGCTCCTACCAGTTTATGGCGTTCATGTCACAGGCCAAATACTCTGAGAGCGGTGCTCTCTTAGACTCCGGCAACGACTTAAATATGGAAGGCGGCATCGCGGA AAACGTCAAGGATTTGATCATCCTTACTTCCGGCACCCTGCTGCTGGCCCTCATCTCAAACTACTTTTGGTTGgtgctgcttttggcgcccGTCCGAGCTGGATGGATGCTCTGGGGCTCCATCATCCAGCCGTGGCTGTCGCAGCGCAACGCCCAGGACGATAATCCCCAGGTGGACgagaaaaagcaaaaaaagtTGGATCGCAGAATGCGTCGCATGAGATAG
- the LOC117137732 gene encoding ATP-citrate synthase isoform X1, whose amino-acid sequence MSAKAITEASGKDILNRHLNTHGAGAATCRFATVNSTTDWSKLAVDHPWLLTTPLVCKPDQLIKRRGKLGLIGVKKNFEQVKQWIGERLNKDQKIGNAVGKLRNFIIEPFVPHTDAEEMYVCIYSHRAADTILFYHQGGVDIGDVDAKAVKLDVPVNSSLSLADVKGKLLKEVKDAGTKERIAKFVSALYTTYVDLYFTYLEINPLVVTADNLYILDLAAKLDSTADFICRPKWGEIDYPPPFGRDAYPEEAYIADLDAKSGASLKLTILNRNGRIWTMVAGGGASVIYSDTICDLGGASELANYGEYSGAPSEQQTYEYAKTILNLMTSSPKHPDGKVLITGGGIANFTNVAATFQGIITALREFQPKLVEHNVSIFVRRAGPNYQEGLRKMRDFGSTLGIPLHVFGPETHMTAICGMALGKRPIPQTASVEFSTANFLLPGGQQAQADLKAASDASEALGSGSALSPTAAKPIKLPPISADEADSAAISGAQRNGSSLNRKFFSNTTKAIVWGMQQRAVQSMLDFDFICRRDEPSVVAMVYPFTGDHKQKYYWGHKEILIPVYKKMSDAIHKHKEVDVMVNFASMRSAYESTLEVLEFPQIRTVAIIAEGIPENMTRKLIIEADKKGVAIIGPATVGGVKPGCFKIGNTGGMLDNILHSKLYRPGSVAYVSRSGGMSNELNNIISKATDGVIEGIAIGGDRYPGSTFMDHILRYQADPETKLIVLLGEVGGTEEYDVCAALKDGRITKPLVAWCIGTCASMFTSEVQFGHAGSCANSDRETATAKNKGLRDAGAYVPDSFDTLGELIHHVYGELVKTGRVVPKEEVPPPTVPMDYSWARELGLIRKPASFMTSICDERGQELIYAGMPISEVLSKDVGIGGVISLLWFQRCLPSYVCKFFEMCLMVTADHGPAVSGAHNTIVCARAGKDLVSSVVSGLLTIGDRFGGALDGSARQFSEAYDTNLHPMEFVNKMRKEGKLILGIGHRVKSINNPDVRVKIIKEFVLENFPACPLLKYALEVEKITTNKKPNLILNVDGVIATAFVDMLRNSGSFTSEEAQEYINVGAINSLFVLGRSIGFIGHYMDQKRLKQGLYRHPWDDISYVIPEQYN is encoded by the exons CCGCTGGTGTGCAAGCCCGATCAACTTATCAAGCGCCGTGGAAAGCTGGGACTAATTGGCGTCAAGAAGAATTTCGAGCAGGTGAAGCAGTGGATTGGCGAGCGCCTCAACAAGGACCAGAAGATCGGAAATGCCGTGGGAAAGCTTAGGAACTTTATCATCGAGCCTTTTGTGCCCCACACGGAT GCTGAGGAGATGTACGTGTGCATCTACTCGCACCGCGCCGCAGACACCATTCTGTTTTACCACCAGGGTGGCGTGGATATTGGCGATGTGGATGCTAAGGCCGTGAAGTTGGACGTACCTGTGAACTCCTCTCTGTCGTTAGCCGACGTGAAGGGCAAGCTGTTGAAGGAGGTCAAGGACGCAGGCACCAAGGAGCGCATTGCCAAGTTTGTCAGCGCCTTGTACACGACCTATGTAGACCTGTACTTCACATATCTGGAGATTAACCCTCTGGTGGTGACAGCCGACAATTTGTACATCTTGGATTTGGCGGCAAAATTGGATTCAACAGCTGATTTCATCTGCCGTCCCAAATGGGGCGAGATTGACTATCCCCCTCCGTTTGGTCGAGATGCATATCCCGAGGAGGCCTACATCGCCGACCTGGACGCCAAGAGCGGAGCTTCGCTGAAGCTGACGATCCTTAATCGTAATGGTCGCATCTGGACGATGGTGGCGGGCGGTGGCGCCAGTGTCATTTACTCGGACACCATCTGCGATTTGGGTGGAGCCTCCGAGCTGGCCAATTATGGCGAATACAGTGGAGCTCCATCGGAGCAGCAGACGTACGAGTACGCAAAGACGATTCTCAACCTGATGACCTCCTCGCCAAAGCATCCCGATGGCAAAGTGCTGATTACCGGAGGTGGCATTGCGAACTTTACCAATGTGGCTGCGACCTTCCAAG GCATCATCACCGCCCTGCGCGAATTCCAGCCGAAGCTAGTCGAACACAATGTATCGATCTTTGTGCGACGCGCTGGACCCAACTATCAGGAGGGTCTTCGAAAGATGCGCGACTTTGGCAGCACCCTGGGCATCCCACTGCACGTTTTCGGACCCGAGACCCACATGACCGCTATTTGCGGAATGGCTCTGGGCAAGCGACCCATTCCTCAAACGGCAAGCGTTGAGTTCTCGACGGCAAACTTCCTGCTGCCCGGTGGACAGCAGGCGCAGGCCGATCTCAAGGCGGCCAGCGATGCCTCTGAGGCGTTGGGCTCCGGTTCCG CTCTGAGCCCGACCGCAGCTAAACCGATTAAACTACCACCTATCTCAGCAGATGAGGCCGACAGCGCGGCCATTTCCGGTGCTCAGCGCAACGGATCGAGTCTGAACCGAAAGTTCTTCTCCAACACCACCAAGGCGATTGTGTGGGGCATGCAGCAGCGGGCGGTGCAGTCGATGCTCGACTTTGACTTTATCTGCAG ACGCGATGAGCCTTCTGTGGTGGCAATGGTATATCCTTTCACCGGCGATCATAAGCAGAAGTACTACTGGGGTCACAAGGAAATTCTGATTCCCGTCTACAAGAAAATGTCGGACGCCATTCATAAGCACAAGGAGGTCGACGTTATGGTCAACTTTGCTTCCATGCGCAGTGCATACGAATCGACACTAGAGGTGCTCGAGTTCCCCCAGATCCGGACGGTGGCCATCATCGCTGAGGGCATTCCTGAAAACATGACTCGCAAGCTTATTATTGAGGCGGATAAGAAGGGAGTGGCAATCATTGGTCCCGCAACCGTGGGTGGCGTTAAGCCCGGTTGCTTTAAGATTGGCAACACCGGCGGTATGCTGGACAACATCCTGCATTCGAAACTCTACCGTCCAGGCAGTGTTGCGTATGTTTCGCGCTCTGGAGGAATGTCCAATGAGCTGAACAATATTATCTCAAAGGCCACCGACGGCGTAATTGAGGGAATTGCCATTGGAGGAGATAGGTACCCAGGCTCCACCTTTATGGATCACATTCTGCGGTATCAAGCCGATCCGGAGACCAAGCTGATCGTCCTTCTGGGAGAGGTTGGTGGAACCGAGGAGTACGACGTTTGTGCCGCTCTGAAGGACGGACGTATTACCAAGCCTCTGGTGGCCTGGTGCATTGGTACCTGCGCCAGCATGTTTACTTCGGAAGTCCAGTTTGGACATGCCGGATCCTGCGCGAACTCCGATCGGGAGACGGCAACAGCCAAGAACAAGGGCCTGCGAGATGCCGGCGCCTACGTTCCAGATTCGTTCGACACGCTGGGGGAACTCATCCACCACGTGTACGGCGAGCTGGTAAAGACTGGTCGAGTAGTGCCGAAGGAGGAGGTGCCACCACCAACTGTGCCCATGGATTACTCGTGGGCCCGCGAGCTGGGTCTTATTCGCAAGCCCGCGTCATTCATGACGTCGATCTGCGACGAGCGTGGCCAGGAGCTGATCTACGCAGGAATGCCGATCAGCGAAGTCCTTAGCAAGGACGTCGGCATTGGCGGCGTCATTTCACTGCTATGGTTCCAGCGCTGCCTGCCTTCCTACGTGTGCAAGTTCTTCGAGATGTGCCTGATGGTCACTGCGGATCACGGTCCCGCAGTTTCTGGGGCTCACAACACCATTGTGTGCGCCCGTGCTGGAAAGGACCTAGTGTCCTCAGTCGTTAGTGGTCTCCTGACCATC GGGGATCGATTTGGAGGCGCTTTGGACGGATCGGCTCGACAGTTCTCTGAGGCATACGACACCAACCTGCACCCAATGGAGTTCGTAAACAAGATGCGCAAAGAGGGCAAGCTTATCCTGGGTATTGGCCACCGTGTAAAGTCCATTAATAACCCTGATGTGCGCGTGAAGATCATTAAGGAATTCGTGCTGGAGAACTTCCCTGCGTGTCCACTTCTCAAATACGCCTTGGAGGTGGAGAAGATTACCACCAACAAGAAACCGAATCTTATCCTCAATGTGGACGGTGTGATAGCCACTGCATTCGTGGACATGCTGCGTAACAGCGGCTCATTTACCAG TGAGGAAGCACAGGAATACATTAATGTCGGCGCAATCAACTCGTTGTTCGTTCTGGGTCGCAGCATAGGATTTATTGGCCACTACATGGACCAGAAACGTCTCAAACAGGGCCTTTACCGTCATCCGTGGGACGACATCTCATACGTCATTCCCGAGCAGTACAACTAA
- the LOC117137732 gene encoding ATP-citrate synthase isoform X2: MSAKAITEASGKDILNRHLNTHGAGAATCRFATVNSTTDWSKLAVDHPWLLTTPLVCKPDQLIKRRGKLGLIGVKKNFEQVKQWIGERLNKDQKIGNAVGKLRNFIIEPFVPHTDAEEMYVCIYSHRAADTILFYHQGGVDIGDVDAKAVKLDVPVNSSLSLADVKGKLLKEVKDAGTKERIAKFVSALYTTYVDLYFTYLEINPLVVTADNLYILDLAAKLDSTADFICRPKWGEIDYPPPFGRDAYPEEAYIADLDAKSGASLKLTILNRNGRIWTMVAGGGASVIYSDTICDLGGASELANYGEYSGAPSEQQTYEYAKTILNLMTSSPKHPDGKVLITGGGIANFTNVAATFQGIITALREFQPKLVEHNVSIFVRRAGPNYQEGLRKMRDFGSTLGIPLHVFGPETHMTAICGMALGKRPIPQTASVEFSTANFLLPGGQQAQADLKAASDASEALGSGSDEADSAAISGAQRNGSSLNRKFFSNTTKAIVWGMQQRAVQSMLDFDFICRRDEPSVVAMVYPFTGDHKQKYYWGHKEILIPVYKKMSDAIHKHKEVDVMVNFASMRSAYESTLEVLEFPQIRTVAIIAEGIPENMTRKLIIEADKKGVAIIGPATVGGVKPGCFKIGNTGGMLDNILHSKLYRPGSVAYVSRSGGMSNELNNIISKATDGVIEGIAIGGDRYPGSTFMDHILRYQADPETKLIVLLGEVGGTEEYDVCAALKDGRITKPLVAWCIGTCASMFTSEVQFGHAGSCANSDRETATAKNKGLRDAGAYVPDSFDTLGELIHHVYGELVKTGRVVPKEEVPPPTVPMDYSWARELGLIRKPASFMTSICDERGQELIYAGMPISEVLSKDVGIGGVISLLWFQRCLPSYVCKFFEMCLMVTADHGPAVSGAHNTIVCARAGKDLVSSVVSGLLTIGDRFGGALDGSARQFSEAYDTNLHPMEFVNKMRKEGKLILGIGHRVKSINNPDVRVKIIKEFVLENFPACPLLKYALEVEKITTNKKPNLILNVDGVIATAFVDMLRNSGSFTSEEAQEYINVGAINSLFVLGRSIGFIGHYMDQKRLKQGLYRHPWDDISYVIPEQYN, from the exons CCGCTGGTGTGCAAGCCCGATCAACTTATCAAGCGCCGTGGAAAGCTGGGACTAATTGGCGTCAAGAAGAATTTCGAGCAGGTGAAGCAGTGGATTGGCGAGCGCCTCAACAAGGACCAGAAGATCGGAAATGCCGTGGGAAAGCTTAGGAACTTTATCATCGAGCCTTTTGTGCCCCACACGGAT GCTGAGGAGATGTACGTGTGCATCTACTCGCACCGCGCCGCAGACACCATTCTGTTTTACCACCAGGGTGGCGTGGATATTGGCGATGTGGATGCTAAGGCCGTGAAGTTGGACGTACCTGTGAACTCCTCTCTGTCGTTAGCCGACGTGAAGGGCAAGCTGTTGAAGGAGGTCAAGGACGCAGGCACCAAGGAGCGCATTGCCAAGTTTGTCAGCGCCTTGTACACGACCTATGTAGACCTGTACTTCACATATCTGGAGATTAACCCTCTGGTGGTGACAGCCGACAATTTGTACATCTTGGATTTGGCGGCAAAATTGGATTCAACAGCTGATTTCATCTGCCGTCCCAAATGGGGCGAGATTGACTATCCCCCTCCGTTTGGTCGAGATGCATATCCCGAGGAGGCCTACATCGCCGACCTGGACGCCAAGAGCGGAGCTTCGCTGAAGCTGACGATCCTTAATCGTAATGGTCGCATCTGGACGATGGTGGCGGGCGGTGGCGCCAGTGTCATTTACTCGGACACCATCTGCGATTTGGGTGGAGCCTCCGAGCTGGCCAATTATGGCGAATACAGTGGAGCTCCATCGGAGCAGCAGACGTACGAGTACGCAAAGACGATTCTCAACCTGATGACCTCCTCGCCAAAGCATCCCGATGGCAAAGTGCTGATTACCGGAGGTGGCATTGCGAACTTTACCAATGTGGCTGCGACCTTCCAAG GCATCATCACCGCCCTGCGCGAATTCCAGCCGAAGCTAGTCGAACACAATGTATCGATCTTTGTGCGACGCGCTGGACCCAACTATCAGGAGGGTCTTCGAAAGATGCGCGACTTTGGCAGCACCCTGGGCATCCCACTGCACGTTTTCGGACCCGAGACCCACATGACCGCTATTTGCGGAATGGCTCTGGGCAAGCGACCCATTCCTCAAACGGCAAGCGTTGAGTTCTCGACGGCAAACTTCCTGCTGCCCGGTGGACAGCAGGCGCAGGCCGATCTCAAGGCGGCCAGCGATGCCTCTGAGGCGTTGGGCTCCGGTTCCG ATGAGGCCGACAGCGCGGCCATTTCCGGTGCTCAGCGCAACGGATCGAGTCTGAACCGAAAGTTCTTCTCCAACACCACCAAGGCGATTGTGTGGGGCATGCAGCAGCGGGCGGTGCAGTCGATGCTCGACTTTGACTTTATCTGCAG ACGCGATGAGCCTTCTGTGGTGGCAATGGTATATCCTTTCACCGGCGATCATAAGCAGAAGTACTACTGGGGTCACAAGGAAATTCTGATTCCCGTCTACAAGAAAATGTCGGACGCCATTCATAAGCACAAGGAGGTCGACGTTATGGTCAACTTTGCTTCCATGCGCAGTGCATACGAATCGACACTAGAGGTGCTCGAGTTCCCCCAGATCCGGACGGTGGCCATCATCGCTGAGGGCATTCCTGAAAACATGACTCGCAAGCTTATTATTGAGGCGGATAAGAAGGGAGTGGCAATCATTGGTCCCGCAACCGTGGGTGGCGTTAAGCCCGGTTGCTTTAAGATTGGCAACACCGGCGGTATGCTGGACAACATCCTGCATTCGAAACTCTACCGTCCAGGCAGTGTTGCGTATGTTTCGCGCTCTGGAGGAATGTCCAATGAGCTGAACAATATTATCTCAAAGGCCACCGACGGCGTAATTGAGGGAATTGCCATTGGAGGAGATAGGTACCCAGGCTCCACCTTTATGGATCACATTCTGCGGTATCAAGCCGATCCGGAGACCAAGCTGATCGTCCTTCTGGGAGAGGTTGGTGGAACCGAGGAGTACGACGTTTGTGCCGCTCTGAAGGACGGACGTATTACCAAGCCTCTGGTGGCCTGGTGCATTGGTACCTGCGCCAGCATGTTTACTTCGGAAGTCCAGTTTGGACATGCCGGATCCTGCGCGAACTCCGATCGGGAGACGGCAACAGCCAAGAACAAGGGCCTGCGAGATGCCGGCGCCTACGTTCCAGATTCGTTCGACACGCTGGGGGAACTCATCCACCACGTGTACGGCGAGCTGGTAAAGACTGGTCGAGTAGTGCCGAAGGAGGAGGTGCCACCACCAACTGTGCCCATGGATTACTCGTGGGCCCGCGAGCTGGGTCTTATTCGCAAGCCCGCGTCATTCATGACGTCGATCTGCGACGAGCGTGGCCAGGAGCTGATCTACGCAGGAATGCCGATCAGCGAAGTCCTTAGCAAGGACGTCGGCATTGGCGGCGTCATTTCACTGCTATGGTTCCAGCGCTGCCTGCCTTCCTACGTGTGCAAGTTCTTCGAGATGTGCCTGATGGTCACTGCGGATCACGGTCCCGCAGTTTCTGGGGCTCACAACACCATTGTGTGCGCCCGTGCTGGAAAGGACCTAGTGTCCTCAGTCGTTAGTGGTCTCCTGACCATC GGGGATCGATTTGGAGGCGCTTTGGACGGATCGGCTCGACAGTTCTCTGAGGCATACGACACCAACCTGCACCCAATGGAGTTCGTAAACAAGATGCGCAAAGAGGGCAAGCTTATCCTGGGTATTGGCCACCGTGTAAAGTCCATTAATAACCCTGATGTGCGCGTGAAGATCATTAAGGAATTCGTGCTGGAGAACTTCCCTGCGTGTCCACTTCTCAAATACGCCTTGGAGGTGGAGAAGATTACCACCAACAAGAAACCGAATCTTATCCTCAATGTGGACGGTGTGATAGCCACTGCATTCGTGGACATGCTGCGTAACAGCGGCTCATTTACCAG TGAGGAAGCACAGGAATACATTAATGTCGGCGCAATCAACTCGTTGTTCGTTCTGGGTCGCAGCATAGGATTTATTGGCCACTACATGGACCAGAAACGTCTCAAACAGGGCCTTTACCGTCATCCGTGGGACGACATCTCATACGTCATTCCCGAGCAGTACAACTAA